A single Anser cygnoides isolate HZ-2024a breed goose unplaced genomic scaffold, Taihu_goose_T2T_genome scaffold_45_1, whole genome shotgun sequence DNA region contains:
- the LOC136789446 gene encoding uncharacterized protein, with amino-acid sequence MASTVFDVKTWDQVGEKIWEAASSGDTNAAEVMTTWRLVTETLRSWQAEKEVQNVAAQAITAAELRSEPARSPEQCNLIDLGDDKEEGRGPPPQSPSPLTPSALALPAPDNASLRARAFDPREQWELVRREALKDGDPVGMAFPVQVRPNGPNEYNAFHCDLIKELRKTVTTYGLHAPFIQSLLENVMTGQLLVPYDCRQRRRLPRCQLRAAARPPRRRLLRFSGLSARPRTPGAAMFRLPLRPGPWPRGPPLCPSCEAGQSRAPPPLRDSRHGRKRRRRLPARRRPPPLLPTPPGPGPPPQPAGPSAGAAGRRRQLGQGWGWIP; translated from the coding sequence ATGGCTTCCACAGTATTTGATGTAAAAACTTGGGAccaagtgggggaaaaaatatgggaaGCAGCGTCCAGTGGGGATActaatgctgctgaggtgatgaCTACGTGGCGGCTGGTGACTGAGACTTTAAGATCgtggcaggcagaaaaggaagtacAGAACGTTGCTGCCCAGGCAATAACAGCAGCCGAACTGAGATCAGAGCCTGCAAGGTCACCAGAGCAGTGCAATTTGATAGACCTGGGGGATGACAAGGAAGAGGGCCGCGGACCGCCGCCGCAGAGCCCCTCCCCGCTGACCCCCTCGGCTCTCGCCTTGCCTGCCCCCGATAATGCTTCCCTGCGGGCCCGAGCTTTCGACCCGCGGGAACAATGGGAGCTGGTGCGCCGGGAAGCGCTAAAGGACGGGGACCCGGTAGGAATGGCTTTCCCGGTGCAGGTGCGACCCAACGGTCCAAATGAATATAATGCCTTCCACTGTGACctaattaaagaattaagaaagacTGTGACTACATATGGATTACACGCACCATTTATTCAGTCACTGTTAGAAAATGTTATGACTGGTCAATTGTTGGTGCCGTACGATTgccgccagcgccgccgcctgccccgcTGTCAGCTTCGggcagccgcccgcccgccccgccgccggctgctGCGTTTCTCCGGTTTGAGCGCCCGCCCGCGCACACCGGGCGCTGCCATGTTCCGCCTGCCGCTGCGCCCGGGCCCGTGGCCCCGCGGGCCCCCGCTCTGTCCGTCCTGCGAGGCCGGGCAGAGCCGCGCACCGCCCCCGCTCCGCGACAGCCGGCACGGCCGcaagcgccgccgccgcctccccgctcGCCGCCgaccgccgccgctgctgcccaccccccccgggccgggccccccccctcagcccgcCGGCCCCTCTGCTGGCGCTGcgggccgccgccggcagcTCGGCCAAGGATGGGGGTGGATCCCCTGA